The following proteins are encoded in a genomic region of Oncorhynchus masou masou isolate Uvic2021 chromosome 19, UVic_Omas_1.1, whole genome shotgun sequence:
- the LOC135505712 gene encoding lysosome-associated membrane glycoprotein 5-like, giving the protein MKRLRFSTLDSAGLLLRLFGILARLTVTAEQEGENLSGLSTNPDKDIFVVRENGTTCLMVEFAVRFTVPFDVLAINGIDLITENAYLALPRGADIEGKCGSQDADIHISWKDKAYTLRINFVKETRDKGDEVWKISKLQFVYDTSEKTHFINPYNPGKHTASSHGLSALVTPAGHSYVCEAKQTLTLISSDHQKGVTVAMSDIQIQPFDINSDFMFSEAYKCITDQREQLEETLPLILGFILGLIIVITLSVYHFHLKLTAVTQPQLPRDRSMYKNM; this is encoded by the exons ATGAAGCGGCTCAGATTCAGCACCTTGGACAGCGCAGGACTTCTGCTACGTTTGTTCG GGATCCTGGCCCGGTTGACCGTGACGGCtgagcaagagggagagaatCTCTCTGGTCTGTCCACCAACCCAGACAAAGACATCTTCGTGGTCCGGGAGAACGGGACCACCTGCCTCATGGTCGAGTTCGCTGTCCGCTTCACGGTCCCCTTCGACGTCCTCGCGATCAACGGGATAGAC CTCATCACGGAGAATGCGTATCTGGCTCTGCCTCGCGGGGCAGACATTGAAGGGAAATGCGGGAGCCAGGACGCCGATATACACATCTCGTGGAAGGATAAGGCCTACACACTCCGCATCAACTTCGTCAAG gaaaCCCGTGACAAGGGAGATGAGGTGTGGAAGATTAGCAAATTGCAGTTTGTTTATGACACCTCGGAGAAAACGCATTTCATCAACCCATACAACC cTGGGAAGCACACAGCCAGCTCCCACGGTCTGTCAGCGCTAGTGACCCCTGCTGGCCACTCCTATGTCTGCGAGGCTAAGCAGACACTCACCCTCATCTCCAGTGACCACCAAAAGGGAGTGACTGTCGCCATGAGTGACATTCAAATCCAGCCCTTCGACATCAACTCAGACTTCATGTTCAGTGAAG CCTATAAGTGCATCACGGACCAGCGGGAACAGCTGGAGGAGACTCTTCCTCTGATCCTGGGTTTCATCCTGGGCCTCATCATCGTCATCACGCTGTCCGTCTACCACTTCCACCTCAAACTGACCGCTGTCACCCAGCCACAGCTGCCCCGCGACCGGTCCATGTACAAGAACATGTAA